Below is a genomic region from Gammaproteobacteria bacterium.
GAGTTGACCGGTTTTACCGAAAAACAGGGGGAACGAATCTTGCCGTATGCGCTGATCGTTGACGACGAAGCCGACATCCGTGAATTACTCGAGATAACGCTAGGCCGGATGGACCTGCAGACTCAGGCCGCCGCCAACGTCAACGAGGCCAAAGACCTGCTAGCAAAGCAACCGTTCGACCTGTGTCTGACCGACATGCGCCTGCCGGACGGAAACGGTATCGAGATCGTCACACATATTCAGCAGCACTATCCTCGCACCCCCGTCGCCATGATAACCGCCTACGGCAGCATGGATACCGCCATCAAGGCGCTCAAGGCGGGGGCGTTCGACTTCGTGTCGAAACCGATCGAGCTGGGGTCCCTGCGTGATCTGGTTTCGAGCGCACTGCAGCTCAATACCGACACCGTGTCCTCTGCCAAAAGCAGGGGGGAGGTCGCGGCCGGGAAGACACTGCTCGGCGAGTCGCCGATCATGGTCAGACTCAAGGCAACCATCGTCAAAGTCGCCCGCAGCCAGGCGCCCGTCTTTCTCCATGGGGAGTCCGGCGTCGGGAAGGAGCTGGTCGCACGCAGTATCCACGCCCAGGGTCCCCGCACCGACCGCCCGTTCGTCCCGGTCAACTGCGGCGCGATCCCGACCGATTTGATGGAAAGCGAATTCTTCGGACACGTCAAGGGCAGCTTTACCGGGGCGGTCACCGACAAGGAGGGGCTGTTTCAGGCGGCTGGCGGCGGCTCGTTGTTCCTGGACGAGGTCGCCGATCTACCGCTGCACATGCAGGTCAAACTGCTTCGGGCAATCCAGGAACGCGCGGTAAAGCCAGTCGGGGCGCATCGAGAATCGCATGTGGACGTTCGTATCCTCAGCGCAACGCACAAGGACCTGCTGGCCGAGATCGACCGTGGAACGTTCCGGCAAGACCTCTACTACCGGATCAACGTGATCGAGCTGAAGGTGCCTCCGCTGAGGGACCGACTCACGGATCTGTCCCTGCTCGCCGGCCACTTCCTGGACCGGATTGCCGCGCACTGGGGGGAAGGCTACCTAGCGCTGGCGACCGATGGCTTGGAGAAACTCCTGCATTACACCTTCCCAGGCAACGTCCGGGAGCTCGAAAACATCCTGGAACGGGCGGCGACGTTGTGCGACGGCAACGTGATCCATGCAGACGACCTGCACCTGGCCAGGGCGCCGGCGCCCATCGATACGCCGCCTCCGGCTCCCGAGGAGGCCCCCGCCCTTGACGGCCAACTACGGGATTACCTCAGCACCCGGGAAAAGGACGCCATCGTCAAGGCGCTGGAACAGACACGATGGAACAAGACCCAGGCGGCGAAACTCCTTGGGCTCACC
It encodes:
- a CDS encoding sigma-54 dependent transcriptional regulator, translated to MLPYALIVDDEADIRELLEITLGRMDLQTQAAANVNEAKDLLAKQPFDLCLTDMRLPDGNGIEIVTHIQQHYPRTPVAMITAYGSMDTAIKALKAGAFDFVSKPIELGSLRDLVSSALQLNTDTVSSAKSRGEVAAGKTLLGESPIMVRLKATIVKVARSQAPVFLHGESGVGKELVARSIHAQGPRTDRPFVPVNCGAIPTDLMESEFFGHVKGSFTGAVTDKEGLFQAAGGGSLFLDEVADLPLHMQVKLLRAIQERAVKPVGAHRESHVDVRILSATHKDLLAEIDRGTFRQDLYYRINVIELKVPPLRDRLTDLSLLAGHFLDRIAAHWGEGYLALATDGLEKLLHYTFPGNVRELENILERAATLCDGNVIHADDLHLARAPAPIDTPPPAPEEAPALDGQLRDYLSTREKDAIVKALEQTRWNKTQAAKLLGLTFRQLRYRLKKLNIE